The following nucleotide sequence is from Flavobacterium sp. N1736.
ATTATTTCAAGACCGTGTTTATAAAATCCATAGCGCCAATTCCTTTATACGATGCATATAACGCTTTATCAAAAGCCTCGCGTTTTGCTTTTTTATCTTTTGCCTCAGTTTCAACAATCATTTGATTGAAAATTTTCTCCTGCTCTTCACTATATTTTATAGAAGCTTCTAAAAGATCATTTTTTGATACTAATCCAAAAGAAGAGTATATTCTCTTCATAAGCTTCTTGTTCAGTTTTTCCAGATTTGAAATGCTCATATTAAATCAATTTAACTTTCCTAATATAACAGACTACTACTTTCATGTTTTGTTACAGATTTGTAACAATAAAACGATCAATTACATAAATTTCCTTAGTAATTACCTTTTTTTTGTGTCTTTTGTTGAAAAAACAACAAGTTACGATTTTAATGTGTTATTATGACGCAATGTACTTATTTTTTTAATTTGTTTTATATTTTTAAGTAAAAATTGTGATTTTAACACTTATTTATTTGAAGCCGTTTTTTTAAGATCTGATAAACTTGAATCTGAGAAAAATGCCTCGGTTTTATAAAAATGAATTAAATTGCAGAGCCAATCTAAAATGAAAGTTGTAATTAATTAAAATTAAATGTTAAAAGACATTATAGAAAATAATCAAAATTATCAACCCGGACTTTCGATAGATTGCGTGATTTTTGGTTTTCATGATAATCAGTTAAAAGTATTATTAATCAAAATTCCGCATCAGGATACATGGTCATTGCCCGGAGGATTTATACCTATAGATCAGGATATTGACACGGCAGCTGTGACTGTTTTAAATGAAAGAACAGGCGTAGAAGGGATCTTTTTGAGACAATTTGCCACTTTTGGAAAAATAAAACGCAACGATCAGCATTTTAGCGAAGAAGTTTTAGAATATTTAAAGATTGAAGAATCAAAAGGAAAATGGCTTACACAACGCTTTGTAACAATTGGCTATTATGCGTTGGTTGACTTTTTAAAAACAATTCCGAAACCTGTAAATAAAGACGAAATCATAGAATGGATTGACCATAAAGAAGTGCCGAAACTTATTTTAGATCATAAAGAAATTCTCGATAAAGCATTGGATACTTTACGAATTGAACTTAATTTAATGCCGGTTGGATATAACTTATTACCCGAGAAATTTACGATTCCGGAACTCCAGAAATTATATGAAACAATTCTGGACAAAAAGCTGGACAGAAGAAATTTTCTCCGAAAAATAACCAATATCGGAATCCTGACAAAACTCGACGAAAAGAAAAGCAACGTCGCACATAAAGCTCCAAATTTATATACT
It contains:
- a CDS encoding NUDIX hydrolase, with translation MLKDIIENNQNYQPGLSIDCVIFGFHDNQLKVLLIKIPHQDTWSLPGGFIPIDQDIDTAAVTVLNERTGVEGIFLRQFATFGKIKRNDQHFSEEVLEYLKIEESKGKWLTQRFVTIGYYALVDFLKTIPKPVNKDEIIEWIDHKEVPKLILDHKEILDKALDTLRIELNLMPVGYNLLPEKFTIPELQKLYETILDKKLDRRNFLRKITNIGILTKLDEKKSNVAHKAPNLYTFDKDKYEEVLKNGLNQGW